The following coding sequences lie in one Phoenix dactylifera cultivar Barhee BC4 unplaced genomic scaffold, palm_55x_up_171113_PBpolish2nd_filt_p 000700F, whole genome shotgun sequence genomic window:
- the LOC120106941 gene encoding splicing factor YJU2-like — translation MTYLGIQIFRFYFKCTRCSAEIAFKTDPQNSDYVVESGASRNFEPWREEDEAVEKEKKKRAAEEMGDAMKSLENRAVDSKRDMDILAALEEMRSMKVPDTSTARRDDDGAECGP, via the exons ATG ACTTATCTGGGAATTCAGATTTTTCGGTTCTACTTCAAATGCACCAGATGCTCGGCTGAAATTGCATTCAAAACAGATCCTCAGAATTCGGACTATGTTGTTGAATCGGGAGCATCCCGAAATTTTGAGCCTTGGCGGGAAGAGGACGAA GCagtagaaaaagagaagaagaaaagagctgcTGAAGAGATGGGGGATGCGATGAAGTCACTGGAAAACAGAGCAGTGGATTCAAAGAGAGATATGGACATACTTGCAGCACTAGAAGAAATGAGGTCTATGAAG gttccTGATACTTCAACAGCTCGCAGAGATGATGATGGGGCTGAATGCGGTCCCTGA